One Oncorhynchus masou masou isolate Uvic2021 chromosome 18, UVic_Omas_1.1, whole genome shotgun sequence DNA window includes the following coding sequences:
- the LOC135503771 gene encoding C-type lectin domain family 4 member M-like: MGVVTVSILACLLLTLLGTGALRHDPHYICPSGYTGPDSAIPHCYRMVNKQMGWQQALDYCKRDRGTLAAVHSVEEYQLLLSMVKQTQSISAYSWVGLNDLDQEGTYVWTDGSSVNWFWSESAKAQQWGEEDCVALNSYAGAEGFDDIKCDSSCTFVCMRIATGGVA, translated from the exons ATGGGAGTCGTAACTGTGTCTATTCTTGCCTGTCTCCTCCTCACCCTTCTGGGAACTGGAGCCCTCCGCCACGATCCTCATT ATATCTGTCCAAGTGGATATACTGGACCAGACAGTGCAATACCCCATTGCTACAGAATGGTTAATAAACAAATGGGATGGCAGCAAGCACTG GATTACTGCAAGAGAGATAGGGGCACCCTTGCTGCTGTCCACAGCGTCGAAGAATACCAGCTTCTACTTTCCATGGTGAAGCAGACCCAGAGTATCTCTGCTTACTCCTGGGTAGGACTGAATGATCTGGATCAG GAAGGGACTTATGTGTGGACTGATGGGTCATCCGTGAATTGGTTCTGGTCCGAAAGTGCCAAAGCTCAGCAGTGGGGAGAAGAAGACTGTGTGGCACTGAACTCTTATGCAG GGGCTGAGGGCTTTGATGACATCAAGTGTGACAGTAGCTGTACCTTTGTCTGCATGAGAATTGCTACGGGTGGAGTAGCCTAA